The Porites lutea chromosome 11, jaPorLute2.1, whole genome shotgun sequence genome contains the following window.
TGTGTGCCGAcaaaaagatatattttataacttttaaacaaattatattttgatattATCAACATCTTcacacaatagggccatttatacgaggaaaaataagacgcatcttacataagacgcgtcttaaatatgacgcgaactgtaccatttatacgagcatgtcttatctaataagacgcgtcttagctaagccgcgtaagccgcgtcttattttagacgaaatgtgccgtttatacggaaagttcgcgtcttatttaagacgcgtcttatgtaagacgcgtcttatttttcctcgtttaaatggccctaatgttacGTTTTACCTCCACAAAAAAATCGTAGTTTTAGTACACCGgtaaattttaaactgaaatttaGTCGGTTAGATTAACTTAGTTAGATTGTATTTATCCCGTCAATTTGCGCggaataaaacattttttatgaaCTTTCCCATTCTTTTACGACGCAAACGTCTTATTCGAATTGTTTGATTATGCATTTATTAGTTTGACACGTTTTTTTCTACAACCATTTATTTCATTAACGTTCTGGGGACAGCACCCTCGAATATGCAGAATTTCTTCCGTTTTACCACCACTTGGTTTAATTACAGAAATCCTAACGAATTAACTTTTAAAACCGCCCCTGATGAAGACTAGCTTTTgtctagtcgaaatattgggaaaataaatttgtaacccTTACCTGTCCGATCAGCCTTACCTTCAATTTTAACTGTTTTGGAGGGTTTGAGGAAGTTGGGATACAGTGTGAGATGATTGTTATGAAGAACCCTGAGATGAGTGTTTCTAGCCTGTCATTTGTTCTTGATGACTATATTGATCACAAAACACATGAATCACTTGTTGCAGAGAAGCAATCGAGTTTACAATTTGTAATGAATAAAGAGCATGCATCTTGTGGCACCGTTTAGCTGGTGCGTTACAGATCAGTTATTTTCCACTTTACGGAATAGGTCTAAATGTATGTGAAGTGATTTTCTGTAGAAGACTTTTTCATTAGCCCCGACTAGAAAAACTGCAACACAAAAGTTTTGTCAACAAATATAACTGGAGATTAAAAACCAATATGCAATACTTTTTACAAACCACCTACATTGTATATTgttcatttaaaaataattttcatagaAAGAACCCAAAAGCACCAACAAAATGTAGTAGAAAGTATAATTCAGAGGAGCTTTCGAGCCTCGACTTCTATCCCAGCTGTAAAGGGTCAATTCGTGGTCCTCGTCTGAGAACAAAAGTTCCGTTGAATATCTTCTTTGTGCACGATTTGTTAAGGATGGTTCTCTTTTTTTAAGTATACCTTGAAATGTCAGCTAGACAGGGGATATTCAAGTTGTCATTTATCTTTAAAGTTTCTCCTTTGAGTTTTTAGTCATCCCATCAGGCTAAGTTTCTAATTCTGTGCTTTCAATAATGAACATGAGAGGTTAAGGAAACATGATCAACCATAACAAATTTTTTCCACTTCTTTGATAACAAATTTGTAGGTACTTTGGAGAATCTGTATTCTGATATTGCGAAATAAAAAGTTGTATTCGAGACGTCCTTTCTCCCTTTCCTCTTTCATACTAAAAGGGTTGAATGTGTTTCCTTTTTGTTTGAAGAGTCCGCTTCTAACAATATGTATTTCTGAGCGAATAAAatcctggccccggttgttcaaaagctggatagcgctatccaccttttgaacacgTGGAGCTAGTAGTGTAATTTTCATTTGATCGTATTTCCTTTATGTAAGTgcgaaacaatttttttaaaataacattggGCGTATTATTAGGGTGAAATTAGTCATCAAAAAACCGGAATTTAACACCACACACAGAACATTATACGAGTAATCGTATAATGTACTGCAAACACACTTTGTTTTTGTAGTTGGCGTACGGTGGCTTTAAACCCTGTTGCCCAGGCCTAGTTTACTTGTCGTTGTACTTAGCCGTGTAATTAATGTGATAAGACCTCTGATTACTGCTACCTCCCCTCCCAGAGCTACGTAGCTGTAGcgcttttgtttacattttttgaacaaactcTCTCTCTTTGAGTTTGACAAAAtagaaaaactattaaagaGCTTACATCTTGAGGATTTCTCCATGATATATATCCTGAAAAAACCATCCTTTAAAAGCACATTTTACTCAGGGATCACCTCAGTATCGATTGACCTCTTCAGACAACTGATCAGACTGATTGAATTGTGCTTCGCCTCTCGCTTGCCTAAGGTAGCGTGACCTGGGCAGCATGATTATTGGATCATTAATGAGTCTCTAATTACAAACAGTCAACCAGCAATGTTTTCTGCTGGACAACTGCAGAAAATTGTTTTACGGCTAACATTTTCCTTGGGATACGTAGAATAACAACAACATCGAGTTTGAAACACACAGATTTTAACCACAACTGGTGATGGAATACAATGTGAgccaaatatttcaaaatactgaaaaacaaagtaaaacaataGTTTTTGTCATCATCAGTACTGTTATCCGCGACTGGAGATCCGGCAATAGCCAGATCCAGATTTAACAGAAAATATCACGACACCTTGAAGTTTGATTATTAGttacaaaattatttataaACAACTTATTTTACCCTGGGGCACTATGTATTGTTAACGGCTCCATGGCCACTCAAACAGAGAAATAAACGATTATAATAAACAGCTCTGTAGATGTTAGATTCCGAGGATCTATTAAAGTTATTAGGCACTCTTTCAGTTTCACTGTTGTTTAATTACTGAGTCTTTCCATGTCCACATCTTCCTCCTCATCGAATTCAGAGTTTGAGCTGCCAACAGAGTTAGGCATGCGTTTCCGAATCCTACCATTTGTAATATGTTGTCCTATTCTGATCTCCTTGGACGCCTTATGGTGCTTGTGTTTTGCTCTCTGTTGGTTCTTATGCTGTACCAGGGACTCAAGCTGGTCTGTTAAGCTCGCTAACTTGTTGAAGGTTTCATGATCGTGCTCCAGCGACAGCATCTCTCTCTCCAGGTGCAAACTTTCTCTGAGCATTGCGGCCTCTTCTTTGAGCGCTTCTACTTCTCGCTGAAATTCCCGCTCACGTCTCTGGAATAGTGTTTCCAGTGTTATCTTCTCAGCGAGTAACTTGTCGTATCTAAAAGCCCATTCCTTCGCTTCGTTACCTTCTTCGAACGGATCATCATCGTGATTGGGAGGCCTCCTTGGTTGAAGCCTTTTCTCCAATTTAGCAACTTGCTCCTTTAGCGCTGCAATCTGCTCCTTGTAGAAcgtttctttgttgttgaaaATCTCATCGCGACGCGACCTTTCTAAAAGCAGCTCCTTTATCTCGGTAGACATTTGCTCTATTTTACGATCCTGCAACGCCAGCTGCTCTTTGTACACTGCTTCCATTGCCCCGCCTTGATCGTTCGACGTACTGTACTTGCTTTTGCTGCTACTGTTGTCCAAGCTCTCAAGCCTTTGCCTTAAATCTCTAATACAATCATGCTTGGGAATATCACCAAGCTCTAGCTCAATTCCACATCCCCCCGGACACAATAGTGTTTTCTTTTCGTATCGTCTTATATCTTTTAAGGACAGCTTTCTACCACTCTGCTCTAGATTGGCATTTGTGGATTGCGGTTTCTCTACATCTGTTTCTGTTTTCTCTTCAGCCTCTTCCATGTCTGGCTTAAACGACGCGTAGTAGTAATCTGTGTCTTCTCAAGCCGACAATTGGTTTTTGCAACTTAGTTCTTGTTAAGAGCCTTGTTGTCGAGCGATTAGGAGAGTTTAAACCGACCCGAACAGTTATATTGCGTTAAAATCATGCCAGAATATTTTGGTCACGTCTAGTTGACCCCAAACAACGCGATAAGTCAAGAAAAGTGATTTTACTTTACGTCTGTTCAGCAGAGTACAATTATGCACTCTCAAGGAGCAGAAACGGATCCCTTGTAACCCGCGAATGGAACCAAAATCCAATCCTTTTGAGCTTCTAACGGCTTGATTTCTCAGTCTCAGTGCAAatccaacaacatctttttatATCGCCAAGCCACTCTACTTTCTTTTTGCGGCGTGTCTTTCCTTTGTCgtgttttttagaattttaacatAACTCCCGCCCTCGCACTTGAATCTGTCGCTTTGCTGAGTCGATATTGGTTGTCAGGTTTTGATCCTTTAGATTTGTTGCAATTGCATCTAAAAGTAATCGATTTTTACTCAAGAGAAGCTCGACCCCTGCAAATAGTGACAATGATACCAAGCAAATCGGTTCGAGCTCTTAAGTCAGAAACTCTATACTTACCATTATAGTATTCAACAAATTTAGCTTCGTGAATGATATCGATTGTACCGCATGGCTAACATTCCTTTGACGGATTAGATCAAGTTATCTCAGGTCATTCGTCTTTGCGGTTTAAAGGAATTTGCCCGAATAGATTAGTCTGGCCGataatttaaaaattacatGTAAGATCCGACACATGACATTCTATCATCCCACTACAAATAAAGAGAACCAAATCGCCCTATTTTAATGGGGGTCTCAGGTGTATTTTTCAAGCATCTCTGAAAATTAAAGCGGTTGTGGTGGGGGtgggttggggagggggggggggtgatagTCTATCTTTCACATGAAACGTTGCCAAAGGCTTATACTTGACACGATCTATCAAGTTGAAAACACGTTGTCACAATGACTCACGTCAAAGTAAATGATATCACGTTTCCTTACTTTTCTTTAGGGTGAGTTGAGTGCACACTAACTCAACACCACTTTACGTGCAAAATGACGTTCGAAATTCTACTCAAAACGAATTGGAATTCGCGTCAGTCTTATGACCAATAAAATGGGCCGGTTTTTTTTGCCAAGAAATAACCGAAAAAACTTCATGTTCCCTTTCCAATTAAATTTGGAAAGAGGCTTCACAAACTAGAAAAAATATTGCGAGAACTTTTCAGTCAAGACAAACTTTCCGAGCCACTGTATATGAGAGAAGATAGGGCATAAGTGGTCACGTGATTGATAACTACttttttataggaaattaacgctccatgaaattaaggtattggaaattaacgcgacttgaattaacgcgaatttaatggaaaacgactttcgaataaagaaaattaacgcgaaagaggaggtagaatttcataagaaaggaaattaacgaGATTAAGACAGTTGGTGGTGACGACTAGAACAAATTTAATTCAACACTGGATGcaagaaaattcaaaactgagctgacatcacttctgacagcgacaacgatgaagatgaactcgaaatattgtaaaccttcgccttagcttttgtgaaagatgaaaaataaagggtaaatggaaagaaataaagcttgtagttaatggtttttaggtgtcaagaatgtctggacaggttctaaaattggggttaaaataccggaaattaagagcgcggaaattaacgctgcactaaattaacgtcgcggaaattaacgctcaacaaaattaacgcgacttaaattaacgcgaattttaacgattcgcgttaatttcatggagcgttaatttcctataataaggtatccAAAAAAGATAGAGAATAAAACTCTCTTCACCGGTTTTTAAGTCACGTTGCTTAGTTCCATGTTGATCGGACGGTCCCTTTCGGAGATGGACCACACCCTTGACTTCCTCTCAGAATAACTCGTAACCGACTCCCTAACTTAGTGAAGATGTAACAGTCTTTCATTTCATTGTTACCATACGTGAACAAGCACCATTATGTAGCTAGAATCTCTGATCTATGTGCCTGGTGCGAATGCAGTTGTCTTAGCATTTGTGAAAGCTGAGGTGAATGATGCATTTTCTTGATGTaatgtttttttcctcaaaacgAAACTCAGCCAATAGAAAGAATCACTTAGATGCatgaaagaaaagagaaacctAACTATATCTAAACTTAGCTGTGGAGAAAGTGGTGGCGCAGGGCAGAGAGCATTCGCCTCCCACCTGCATTATGTGGGTCGAGTTCAAATC
Protein-coding sequences here:
- the LOC140952538 gene encoding uncharacterized protein; translated protein: MEEAEEKTETDVEKPQSTNANLEQSGRKLSLKDIRRYEKKTLLCPGGCGIELELGDIPKHDCIRDLRQRLESLDNSSSKSKYSTSNDQGGAMEAVYKEQLALQDRKIEQMSTEIKELLLERSRRDEIFNNKETFYKEQIAALKEQVAKLEKRLQPRRPPNHDDDPFEEGNEAKEWAFRYDKLLAEKITLETLFQRREREFQREVEALKEEAAMLRESLHLEREMLSLEHDHETFNKLASLTDQLESLVQHKNQQRAKHKHHKASKEIRIGQHITNGRIRKRMPNSVGSSNSEFDEEEDVDMERLSN